A genomic region of Mycobacterium senriense contains the following coding sequences:
- a CDS encoding formylglycine-generating enzyme family protein produces the protein MRSELVDLPGGSFRMGSTSFYPEEAPIHTVTVGPIAVERHPVTNAQFAEFVDATGYVTVAEQPIDPALYPGANADDLFPGAMVFRPTPGPVDLRDWRQWWQWVPGASWRHPFGPDSDVADRGDHPVVQVAYPDAAAYARWAGRRLPTEAEWEYAARAGSTTTYPWGDEATSGGRLMANTWQGSFPYRNDGALGWVGTSPVGTFGPNAFGLVDMIGNVWEWTATEFAAHHRLEEPPKSCCTPSGPADPSVNQTLKGGSHLCAPEYCHRYRPAARSPQSQDSATTHIGFRCVVDSSSA, from the coding sequence GTGCGCAGCGAGCTGGTCGACCTTCCGGGCGGGTCATTCCGCATGGGGTCGACCAGCTTCTACCCCGAAGAGGCACCGATCCACACCGTGACGGTGGGCCCGATAGCGGTGGAACGCCATCCGGTAACCAACGCGCAGTTCGCCGAATTCGTCGACGCCACCGGGTATGTGACGGTGGCCGAGCAGCCGATCGACCCGGCGCTGTACCCGGGGGCGAACGCGGACGATTTGTTTCCGGGCGCAATGGTTTTCCGGCCGACACCCGGGCCGGTCGACCTGCGCGACTGGCGGCAGTGGTGGCAGTGGGTGCCGGGGGCGAGCTGGCGTCATCCGTTCGGGCCCGACAGCGACGTCGCGGACCGCGGCGATCATCCGGTGGTGCAGGTGGCTTATCCGGACGCGGCGGCCTATGCGCGCTGGGCCGGGCGGCGGCTGCCGACCGAGGCCGAGTGGGAGTACGCGGCCCGGGCCGGGTCCACGACGACGTACCCGTGGGGTGACGAGGCCACGAGCGGTGGGCGGTTGATGGCCAATACCTGGCAGGGCAGCTTCCCGTACCGCAATGACGGCGCGCTCGGCTGGGTGGGAACGTCGCCCGTCGGCACGTTCGGCCCGAACGCTTTTGGGCTCGTCGACATGATCGGCAATGTGTGGGAGTGGACGGCCACCGAGTTCGCCGCGCACCACCGGCTCGAGGAGCCGCCCAAGTCGTGCTGCACCCCGTCGGGTCCGGCCGATCCGTCCGTCAATCAGACGTTGAAGGGCGGCAGCCACCTGTGTGCGCCGGAGTATTGCCACCGCTACCGTCCGGCGGCCCGGTCACCGCAATCGCAAGACTCCGCGACGACACACATCGGGTTTCGCTGCGTGGTGGACTCGTCGTCGGCGTAG
- the pstS gene encoding phosphate ABC transporter substrate-binding protein PstS, producing MKRNRSVVGALATGAILVSACSNSPASLPYTAGAKVDCGGKQTLAASGSTAQANAMTKFIEAYRRACSSQTLNYTANGSGNGINDFLAGKTDFAGSDTPLAGDQYAAAMRRCGGADAWNLPVVFGPLAITYNLATVDSLVLDAPTLAKIFNGTVTRWDDPALTSLNASMPAEDIHVIYRSDGSGTTDNFQAYLQSASGGAWGKGAGKTFNGGVGTGAVGNAGIAAAVKGTEGAIGYNELSFALQQGLFAAEIKTPASRRSLRPVRIGTDTVGKTIKGAKITGAGNDLVLDLSSFYNPAQPDVYPIVLATYEIVCSKYPTYDVAKAVKAFLQAAIGPGQIELARSGYIPLSADFQARVSSAVDAISSADAPKPE from the coding sequence GTGAAGCGCAATCGTTCGGTCGTCGGCGCCCTGGCGACCGGCGCCATCTTGGTCTCCGCCTGCAGCAACTCCCCCGCGAGCCTGCCCTATACCGCCGGGGCCAAGGTCGACTGCGGCGGCAAGCAGACCCTGGCGGCCAGCGGCTCGACGGCGCAAGCCAACGCGATGACCAAATTCATCGAGGCCTATCGCCGGGCCTGCTCGTCGCAGACCCTCAACTACACCGCCAACGGGTCCGGCAACGGCATCAACGACTTTCTCGCCGGCAAAACCGATTTCGCCGGATCGGACACACCGCTGGCGGGAGACCAATACGCCGCCGCCATGCGGCGGTGCGGCGGCGCCGACGCGTGGAACCTGCCGGTGGTGTTCGGCCCGCTGGCCATCACCTACAACCTCGCCACCGTCGACTCCCTGGTGCTCGACGCGCCCACGCTGGCCAAGATCTTCAACGGCACCGTCACGCGCTGGGACGACCCGGCCCTGACGTCGCTCAATGCCTCCATGCCGGCCGAGGACATTCACGTCATCTACCGCAGCGACGGGTCGGGCACCACCGACAATTTCCAGGCCTATCTGCAGTCCGCATCCGGCGGCGCCTGGGGCAAGGGTGCGGGCAAGACCTTCAACGGCGGCGTGGGTACCGGCGCCGTGGGCAACGCCGGCATCGCCGCCGCCGTGAAGGGCACCGAGGGGGCGATCGGCTACAACGAACTCTCGTTCGCGCTCCAGCAGGGCCTGTTCGCCGCCGAGATCAAGACGCCGGCCAGCCGCAGGTCGTTGCGCCCGGTCCGGATCGGCACCGACACGGTCGGCAAAACCATCAAGGGCGCCAAGATCACCGGCGCGGGAAACGATCTGGTACTGGACCTGTCGTCGTTCTACAACCCCGCCCAGCCCGACGTCTATCCGATTGTGTTGGCCACCTACGAGATCGTCTGCTCGAAGTACCCGACCTACGATGTGGCCAAGGCGGTCAAGGCTTTTCTGCAGGCGGCCATTGGCCCCGGCCAGATCGAACTGGCCAGAAGCGGTTACATTCCGTTGTCGGCCGACTTCCAGGCGCGCGTCTCCAGCGCGGTCGACGCGATCAGCTCCGCGGACGCGCCGAAACCCGAATGA
- a CDS encoding DUF4436 domain-containing protein → MTAGPPARPAPVGARGRQIAIAFGIVVSLIVIYMLSLIAVHLLAKSAPPLPAVDLSKVEAEDSVVQVRLEKLDTVANRLTVNVLVYPKDTLYDKNFGVLTTDAAVRLYPDNDLGDLQYPVGKAPAQVTTTIEAHGDPANWPFDSYRTGVISADVFTGSGANKEKTAARVEATGGLDGWDATVTRVHDAEDNNPDLKDDLVITLHRAKGQLIFDVGICLVLISLPVLALWVAIPVALGRTSFLPPLTTWYGAMLFAIVPLRNILPGSPPYGAWVDQAIVLWVLIGLVSALTLFLVGWWRQRDRKTPTKT, encoded by the coding sequence ATGACCGCCGGGCCTCCGGCGCGGCCGGCACCGGTCGGCGCACGAGGACGGCAAATCGCGATCGCGTTCGGGATCGTCGTCTCCCTCATCGTTATCTACATGCTGTCGCTGATCGCCGTGCACCTGCTGGCCAAATCGGCGCCCCCGCTGCCTGCGGTGGACCTGAGCAAGGTGGAGGCCGAAGACAGCGTCGTACAGGTGCGGCTGGAGAAACTGGACACCGTCGCGAACCGGTTGACGGTCAATGTGCTCGTCTACCCCAAAGACACGTTGTACGACAAGAACTTCGGCGTGCTGACCACCGACGCGGCGGTGCGCTTGTATCCCGACAACGATCTGGGTGACCTGCAGTACCCGGTCGGCAAGGCGCCCGCACAGGTGACCACGACCATCGAGGCGCACGGCGACCCCGCGAACTGGCCGTTCGATTCGTACCGAACCGGGGTCATCTCGGCCGACGTGTTCACCGGCTCCGGTGCCAACAAGGAGAAGACGGCCGCCCGCGTCGAAGCCACCGGCGGGCTGGACGGGTGGGATGCCACCGTCACCCGTGTCCACGACGCCGAGGACAACAACCCAGATCTCAAGGACGACTTGGTGATTACGTTGCACCGGGCCAAGGGGCAACTGATCTTCGACGTCGGCATCTGTCTGGTTTTGATCTCGCTGCCCGTCCTGGCGCTCTGGGTCGCCATTCCCGTGGCGCTGGGCAGGACGTCGTTCCTGCCGCCGCTCACCACGTGGTACGGCGCAATGCTTTTCGCGATTGTCCCGCTGCGTAACATCCTGCCGGGCAGCCCACCGTACGGCGCGTGGGTCGATCAGGCCATCGTGCTGTGGGTGTTGATCGGGCTGGTCTCCGCGCTGACGCTGTTCCTGGTCGGCTGGTGGCGACAGCGCGACCGAAAAACACCCACCAAGACCTGA
- a CDS encoding arylsulfatase, producing the protein MVAGSGQFNGKIELDIRDSEPDWGPYAAPTAPPNAPNVLYLVWDDTGIATWDCFGGLVEMPAMTRIAERGVRLSQFHTTALCSPTRAALLTGRNATTVGMAMIEEFTEGFPNSNGRIPFETGLLSEALAERGYNTYCVGKWHLTPLEESNLASTKRHWPTSRGFERFYGFLGGETDQWYPDLVYDNHPVTPPGAPEDGYHLSKDIADKTIEFIRDAKVIAPEKPWFSYVCPGAGHAPHHVFKEWADRYAGKFDMGYERYREVVLERQKSLGIVPPDTELSPVNPYLDVKGPGGEPWPLQDTVRPWDSLNDEEKRLFSRMAEVFAGFLSYTDAQIGRILDYLEESGQLDNTIIVVISDNGASGEGGPNGSVNEGKFFNGYIDTVEESMKLFEHLGGPETYNHYPIGWAMAFNTPYKLYKRYASHEGGIADTAIISWPNGIAAHGEVRDNYVNVCDITPTVYDLLDMTPPETVKGIAQKPLDGVSFKAALADSGADTGKSTQFYTMLGTRGIWHQGWFANTVHAATPAGWSHFDADRWELFHIEADRSQCHDLAAENPDKLEELKALWFSEAAKYNGLPLSDLNILETLGRSRPYLVSDRNSYIYYPDCADVGIGAAAELRGRSFSVLADVTVDTTGAEGVLFKQGGAHGGHVLFIQDGRLHYVYNFLGERQQEVSSSDAMPLGRHLFGASYSRTGTVENSHTPLGDVTLFIDDKVVATLAGVTTHPGTFGLAGAGITVGRNGGSGVSSRYKAPFTFTGGTITQVTVDLSGRPYVDVETEIALAFSRD; encoded by the coding sequence ATGGTGGCTGGGTCGGGGCAGTTCAACGGGAAGATCGAGCTCGACATCCGGGATTCCGAACCGGATTGGGGGCCCTACGCCGCACCGACCGCGCCGCCCAACGCACCCAACGTGCTGTACCTGGTGTGGGACGACACGGGCATCGCGACCTGGGACTGCTTCGGTGGCCTGGTCGAGATGCCGGCGATGACGCGCATCGCCGAGCGCGGTGTCCGGCTTTCGCAGTTTCACACCACGGCACTGTGCTCACCGACCAGGGCAGCACTGCTGACCGGCCGCAACGCCACCACCGTCGGCATGGCCATGATCGAAGAGTTCACCGAGGGCTTCCCCAATTCCAATGGCCGCATCCCGTTCGAAACCGGCCTGCTCTCCGAGGCTCTCGCCGAACGCGGTTACAACACCTACTGCGTGGGCAAGTGGCACCTGACACCCCTCGAGGAATCGAACCTCGCCTCCACGAAGCGGCACTGGCCGACCTCGCGCGGCTTCGAGCGGTTCTACGGGTTCCTGGGCGGGGAGACCGACCAGTGGTATCCGGACCTGGTGTACGACAACCACCCGGTCACTCCGCCGGGCGCCCCGGAGGACGGCTACCACCTCTCCAAGGACATCGCCGACAAGACGATCGAATTCATCCGCGACGCCAAAGTGATTGCGCCCGAGAAGCCTTGGTTCTCCTACGTGTGCCCGGGCGCCGGGCACGCGCCGCATCACGTTTTCAAGGAATGGGCGGACCGCTACGCCGGCAAGTTCGACATGGGCTATGAGCGCTACCGCGAGGTGGTGCTGGAGCGGCAGAAGTCGCTGGGGATCGTGCCGCCCGACACTGAATTATCACCGGTCAACCCGTATCTCGACGTGAAGGGGCCGGGCGGCGAACCGTGGCCGCTGCAGGACACGGTGCGACCCTGGGACTCGCTGAACGACGAGGAGAAGAGGCTGTTCTCCCGCATGGCCGAGGTGTTCGCCGGATTCCTGAGCTACACCGACGCCCAGATCGGCCGGATCCTGGACTACCTCGAGGAATCGGGTCAGCTGGACAACACCATCATCGTGGTCATCTCCGACAACGGCGCCAGCGGTGAGGGTGGCCCGAACGGCTCGGTCAACGAGGGCAAGTTCTTCAACGGCTACATCGACACCGTCGAAGAAAGCATGAAGCTGTTCGAACACCTCGGCGGCCCGGAGACCTACAACCATTACCCGATCGGATGGGCGATGGCGTTCAACACGCCCTACAAGCTGTACAAGCGCTACGCGTCGCATGAGGGTGGCATCGCCGACACGGCAATCATTTCGTGGCCCAACGGAATTGCCGCACACGGCGAAGTCCGCGACAACTACGTCAACGTCTGCGACATCACCCCGACCGTCTACGACCTGCTGGACATGACGCCGCCGGAAACGGTCAAGGGCATCGCCCAGAAGCCGCTCGACGGGGTGAGTTTCAAAGCAGCCCTTGCCGATTCGGGCGCCGACACCGGCAAGAGCACCCAGTTCTACACCATGCTGGGCACCCGCGGGATCTGGCATCAGGGCTGGTTCGCCAACACCGTGCACGCCGCGACACCGGCCGGCTGGTCGCACTTCGACGCCGACCGCTGGGAACTGTTCCACATCGAGGCCGACCGCAGCCAGTGCCACGACCTGGCGGCCGAAAACCCGGACAAACTCGAAGAACTCAAGGCGCTGTGGTTCTCGGAGGCGGCCAAATACAACGGGCTGCCCCTATCGGATCTGAACATCCTGGAGACGCTGGGGCGGTCGCGGCCGTATCTGGTCAGCGACCGGAACAGCTACATCTACTATCCCGACTGCGCCGATGTCGGCATCGGTGCCGCAGCTGAACTCCGCGGCCGGTCGTTCTCGGTGCTGGCCGACGTGACTGTGGACACCACCGGCGCCGAGGGGGTGCTGTTCAAGCAGGGCGGCGCGCACGGCGGGCACGTGCTGTTCATTCAGGACGGACGGCTGCATTACGTGTACAACTTCCTCGGCGAGCGCCAGCAGGAGGTGTCCTCGTCCGACGCCATGCCCCTGGGCAGGCATCTGTTCGGCGCCAGCTATTCACGCACCGGAACGGTCGAGAACAGCCACACGCCGCTGGGCGACGTCACGCTGTTCATCGACGACAAGGTCGTCGCCACGCTGGCCGGGGTGACCACCCACCCAGGCACCTTCGGGCTTGCCGGGGCGGGTATCACGGTCGGGCGCAACGGCGGATCGGGGGTGTCCAGCCGCTATAAGGCGCCCTTCACGTTCACCGGCGGCACCATCACCCAGGTCACCGTCGACCTGTCCGGCCGGCCCTACGTGGATGTGGAAACCGAGATCGCGCTTGCGTTTTCGCGGGACTGA
- the rpsQ gene encoding 30S ribosomal protein S17 produces MAEAKKAAPKKAAATEAASKDKGPKNTPANPKVRGRRKVRIGYVVSDKMQKTIVVELEDRVRHPLYGKIIRTTTKVKAHDENSTAGIGDRVSLMETRPTSATKRWRLVEILEKAK; encoded by the coding sequence ATGGCAGAAGCCAAGAAGGCTGCCCCCAAGAAGGCCGCCGCAACCGAGGCCGCGTCGAAGGACAAGGGCCCCAAGAACACTCCGGCCAACCCGAAGGTGCGGGGCCGCCGCAAGGTGCGCATCGGCTACGTGGTGAGCGACAAGATGCAGAAGACCATCGTGGTCGAGCTCGAAGACCGCGTGCGTCACCCGCTGTACGGCAAGATCATCCGGACCACCACGAAGGTCAAGGCGCACGACGAGAACAGCACCGCCGGGATCGGCGACCGCGTCTCCCTGATGGAGACCCGCCCCACGTCGGCGACCAAACGTTGGCGGCTCGTCGAAATTCTGGAAAAGGCGAAGTAA
- the rpmC gene encoding 50S ribosomal protein L29, translating into MAVGISPGELRELTEEELAERLRESKEELFNLRFQMATGQLTNNRRLRTVRQEIARVYTVLRERELGLASGPDGKES; encoded by the coding sequence ATGGCCGTGGGAATTTCGCCTGGCGAACTGCGCGAGCTCACCGAAGAGGAGCTGGCCGAGCGGTTGCGCGAATCCAAGGAAGAGCTTTTCAATCTGCGTTTCCAGATGGCGACCGGACAGCTCACCAACAACCGCCGGCTCCGCACGGTGCGTCAGGAGATCGCGCGCGTCTACACCGTGCTGCGCGAACGAGAACTGGGCTTGGCTTCCGGGCCCGACGGTAAGGAATCGTGA
- the rplP gene encoding 50S ribosomal protein L16 — MLIPRRVKHRKQHHPRQRGIASGGTAVNFGDYGIQALEHAYVTNRQIESARIAINRHIKRGGKVWINVFPDRPLTKKPAETRMGSGKGSPEWWVVNVKPGRVLFELSYPNEQTARAALTRAIHKLPIKARIVTREDQF, encoded by the coding sequence ATGTTGATTCCCCGCAGGGTTAAACACCGCAAGCAGCACCACCCCCGCCAGCGCGGCATCGCCAGTGGCGGCACGGCGGTGAACTTCGGTGACTACGGCATCCAGGCTCTGGAGCACGCCTACGTCACCAACCGGCAGATCGAGTCCGCTCGTATCGCCATCAACCGGCACATCAAGCGTGGCGGCAAGGTGTGGATCAACGTCTTCCCGGACCGCCCGCTGACCAAGAAGCCCGCCGAAACCCGCATGGGTTCTGGTAAGGGTTCGCCGGAGTGGTGGGTCGTCAACGTCAAGCCGGGCCGGGTGCTGTTCGAACTCAGCTACCCCAACGAGCAGACCGCCCGGGCGGCGCTGACCCGCGCTATCCACAAGCTGCCGATCAAGGCACGCATCGTGACTCGAGAGGATCAGTTCTGA
- the rpsC gene encoding 30S ribosomal protein S3 produces the protein MGQKINPHGFRLGITTDWKSRWYADKQYADYVKEDVAIRRLLSTGLERAGIADVEIERTRDRVRVDIHTARPGIVIGRRGTEADRIRADLEKLTGKQVQLNILEVRNPESQAQLVAQGVAEQLSNRVAFRRAMRKAIQSAMRQPNVKGIRVQCSGRLGGAEMSRSEFYREGRVPLHTLRADIDYGLYEAKTTFGRIGVKVWIYKGDVVGGKRELAAAAPAGAERPRRERPSGTRPRRSGASGTTATSTEAGRAAASAEEGGAASATQSAPAAEPQSTES, from the coding sequence GTGGGCCAGAAGATCAATCCGCACGGCTTCCGGCTGGGCATCACCACCGACTGGAAGTCACGCTGGTACGCCGACAAGCAGTACGCGGACTACGTCAAGGAAGACGTCGCGATCCGGCGGCTGCTCTCGACCGGCCTGGAGCGCGCCGGCATCGCCGACGTGGAGATCGAGCGCACCCGCGACCGGGTCCGGGTGGACATCCACACCGCGCGCCCCGGCATCGTGATCGGCCGCCGCGGCACCGAGGCTGACCGGATCCGTGCCGACCTGGAGAAGCTGACCGGCAAGCAGGTGCAGCTCAACATCCTCGAGGTCCGGAACCCGGAGTCGCAGGCACAATTGGTGGCCCAGGGCGTCGCCGAGCAGCTGAGCAACCGCGTGGCATTCCGCCGCGCGATGCGTAAGGCGATCCAGTCGGCGATGCGTCAGCCCAACGTCAAGGGCATCCGGGTGCAGTGCTCCGGTCGTCTCGGTGGCGCCGAGATGAGCCGGTCGGAGTTCTACCGCGAGGGCCGGGTGCCGCTGCACACGCTGCGCGCCGACATCGACTACGGCCTGTACGAAGCCAAGACCACCTTCGGCCGGATCGGCGTGAAGGTGTGGATCTACAAAGGCGACGTCGTCGGTGGGAAGCGCGAATTGGCCGCCGCCGCTCCGGCGGGCGCCGAGCGTCCGCGCCGCGAGCGTCCGTCGGGCACCCGCCCGCGCCGCAGTGGCGCGTCGGGCACCACGGCCACCAGCACCGAGGCCGGCCGCGCGGCCGCGAGCGCCGAAGAGGGCGGGGCAGCCAGCGCGACCCAGTCCGCACCCGCTGCAGAACCACAAAGCACGGAGAGCTGA
- the rplV gene encoding 50S ribosomal protein L22 produces MTTTEFPSAVAKARFVRVSPRKARRVIDLVRGRSVADALDILRWAPQAASEPVAKVIASAAANAQNNNGLDPATLVVATVYADEGPTAKRIRPRAQGRAFRIRKRTSHITVVVESRPGKDQGSAKSTRARRAEASKAAAKAPAKKAPANKAPAKKAATKAPATKAAAKAEAKTSETSDAKGGSD; encoded by the coding sequence ATGACCACAACGGAATTCCCCTCGGCGGTGGCCAAAGCACGTTTCGTGCGGGTGTCGCCGAGAAAGGCGCGCCGGGTGATCGACCTGGTGCGCGGCCGCTCGGTGGCCGACGCGCTGGACATCTTGCGCTGGGCGCCGCAGGCCGCCAGTGAGCCGGTGGCCAAGGTGATCGCCAGTGCCGCGGCCAACGCACAGAACAACAACGGACTGGACCCGGCGACCCTGGTGGTCGCCACCGTCTACGCCGACGAGGGCCCCACCGCCAAGCGCATCCGTCCGCGCGCCCAGGGCCGCGCGTTCCGGATCCGCAAGCGCACCAGCCACATCACGGTCGTGGTGGAAAGCCGGCCGGGCAAGGACCAGGGATCGGCGAAGTCGACCCGCGCCCGCCGCGCCGAGGCCAGCAAGGCCGCCGCGAAGGCACCCGCCAAGAAAGCGCCGGCCAACAAGGCACCCGCCAAGAAGGCCGCGACCAAGGCGCCCGCGACGAAGGCCGCGGCGAAAGCAGAAGCCAAGACGTCTGAGACCTCTGACGCGAAGGGAGGCTCAGACTAG
- the rpsS gene encoding 30S ribosomal protein S19, translated as MPRSLKKGPFVDGHLLKKVDTQNEKNTKQVIKTWSRRSTIIPDFIGHTFAVHDGRKHVPVFVTEAMVGHKLGEFAPTRTFKGHIKDDRKAKRR; from the coding sequence ATGCCACGCAGCCTGAAGAAGGGCCCGTTCGTCGATGGCCACCTGCTCAAGAAGGTGGACACGCAGAACGAGAAGAACACCAAACAGGTGATCAAGACATGGTCGCGGCGTTCGACGATCATTCCTGACTTCATCGGCCACACCTTCGCCGTCCACGACGGACGCAAGCACGTCCCGGTGTTCGTCACCGAGGCGATGGTCGGCCACAAGCTTGGTGAATTCGCGCCCACCCGCACCTTCAAGGGACACATCAAGGACGACCGGAAGGCCAAACGGCGATGA
- the rplB gene encoding 50S ribosomal protein L2, giving the protein MAIRKYKPTSPGRRGSSVSDFSEVTRSAPEKSLVRPLHGHGGRNAHGRITTRHKGGGHKRAYRVIDFRRNDKDGVNAKVAHIEYDPNRTANIALLHFLDGEKRYIIAPQGLSQGDVVECGPNADIKPGNNLPLRNIPAGTVIHAVELRPGGGAKLARSAGSSIQLLGKEGTYASLRMPSGEIRRVDVRCRATVGEVGNAEQANINWGKAGRMRWKGKRPSVRGVVMNPVDHPHGGGEGKTSGGRHPVSPWGKPEGRTRHPNKASNKLIVRRRRTGKKHGR; this is encoded by the coding sequence ATGGCAATTCGTAAGTACAAGCCGACGAGCCCGGGCCGTCGCGGCTCGAGCGTGTCCGATTTCTCCGAGGTCACTCGTTCCGCCCCGGAGAAGTCGCTGGTGCGTCCGCTGCACGGCCACGGTGGGCGAAACGCGCACGGCCGCATCACCACCCGCCACAAGGGTGGTGGCCACAAGCGCGCCTACCGGGTGATCGACTTCCGTCGCAACGACAAGGACGGCGTCAACGCCAAGGTCGCGCACATCGAGTACGACCCCAACCGCACCGCGAACATCGCGCTGCTGCACTTCCTGGACGGCGAGAAGCGTTACATCATTGCGCCGCAGGGACTCTCGCAGGGCGACGTGGTGGAGTGCGGCCCGAACGCCGACATCAAGCCGGGCAACAACCTGCCGCTGCGCAACATCCCGGCCGGTACCGTGATCCACGCCGTGGAGCTGCGCCCGGGCGGTGGCGCCAAGCTGGCGCGGTCGGCCGGGTCCAGCATCCAGCTGCTCGGTAAAGAGGGCACCTACGCGTCGCTGCGTATGCCCAGCGGTGAGATCCGCCGCGTCGACGTGCGCTGCCGCGCCACGGTCGGCGAGGTCGGCAACGCCGAGCAGGCGAACATCAACTGGGGCAAGGCCGGCCGGATGCGGTGGAAGGGCAAGCGCCCTTCGGTCCGTGGTGTCGTCATGAACCCGGTGGACCACCCGCACGGTGGTGGTGAGGGTAAGACCTCCGGTGGTCGCCACCCGGTGAGCCCATGGGGCAAGCCGGAGGGCCGCACCCGCCACCCGAACAAGGCCAGTAACAAGCTCATTGTCCGACGCCGGCGCACCGGCAAGAAGCACGGTCGCTAG
- the rplW gene encoding 50S ribosomal protein L23: protein MATITDPRDIILGPVISEKSYSLLDDNVYTFVVHPDSNKTQIKIAIEKIFSVKVASVNTANRQGKRKRTRTGFGKRKSTKRAIVTLAPGSKPIDLFGAPA from the coding sequence ATGGCGACCATCACTGACCCCCGCGACATCATTCTCGGCCCGGTCATCTCGGAGAAGTCCTATTCGCTGCTCGACGACAACGTGTACACGTTTGTGGTGCACCCCGATTCGAACAAGACGCAGATCAAGATCGCTATCGAGAAGATCTTCTCCGTCAAGGTCGCATCGGTGAACACCGCGAACCGGCAAGGTAAGCGGAAGCGCACCAGGACCGGATTCGGCAAGCGCAAGAGCACCAAGCGGGCCATCGTCACGCTGGCGCCGGGTAGCAAGCCGATCGATCTGTTCGGGGCACCGGCGTAG
- the rplD gene encoding 50S ribosomal protein L4, with translation MAEGSKTLKIDVKTPGGKVEGSIELPAELFDAPANIALMHQVVTAQRAAARQGTHSTKTRGDVSGGGRKPYRQKGTGRARQGSTRAPQFTGGGIVHGPKPRDYSQRTPKKMIAAALRGALSDRARNGRIHAITEIVAGQTPSTKNAKAFLGTLTDRKQVLVVIGRSDEAGAKSVRNLPGVHILTPDQLNTYDVLRSDDVVFSVEALNAYIAGATGGAADKDVEVSA, from the coding sequence ATGGCAGAAGGCTCCAAGACGCTCAAGATTGACGTCAAGACGCCGGGCGGCAAGGTCGAGGGCTCGATCGAGCTGCCGGCCGAATTGTTCGACGCCCCGGCCAACATCGCGCTGATGCACCAGGTCGTCACCGCGCAACGGGCGGCCGCACGTCAGGGCACGCACTCGACCAAGACGCGTGGCGACGTCAGTGGCGGTGGCCGTAAGCCGTACCGGCAGAAGGGAACCGGCCGCGCCCGACAGGGTTCGACGCGTGCCCCGCAGTTCACCGGCGGTGGCATCGTGCACGGGCCCAAGCCCCGCGACTACAGCCAGCGCACGCCCAAGAAGATGATCGCCGCGGCGTTGCGCGGCGCACTGTCCGACCGGGCGCGCAACGGCCGCATCCACGCGATCACCGAAATCGTCGCCGGCCAAACCCCTTCGACGAAGAACGCGAAGGCGTTCCTGGGCACGCTCACCGACCGCAAGCAGGTGCTGGTCGTGATCGGACGCAGCGACGAGGCCGGCGCCAAGAGCGTGCGCAACCTCCCCGGTGTGCACATCCTGACCCCCGACCAGCTCAACACCTATGACGTGCTGCGCTCCGACGACGTGGTGTTCAGTGTTGAGGCGCTCAACGCCTACATCGCCGGGGCCACCGGCGGTGCCGCCGATAAAGATGTGGAGGTTTCGGCCTAG
- the rplC gene encoding 50S ribosomal protein L3, giving the protein MARKGILGTKLGMTQVFDENNRIVPVTVVKAGPNVVTRIRTPEQDGYSAVQLAYGEISPRKVNKPVTGQYAAAGVNPRRFLAELRLENPEAAAEYEVGQELTAEIFADGAYVDVTGTSKGKGFAGTMKRHGFRGQGASHGAQAVHRRPGSIGGCATPARVFKGTRMSGRMGSDRVTVQNLLVHKVDTENGVLLIKGAVPGRTGGLVVVRSAVKRGEK; this is encoded by the coding sequence ATGGCAAGAAAAGGCATTCTGGGTACCAAGCTGGGCATGACGCAGGTGTTCGACGAGAACAACAGGATCGTGCCGGTGACGGTCGTCAAGGCCGGCCCGAACGTGGTGACCCGGATCCGTACCCCCGAGCAGGACGGCTACAGCGCCGTGCAGCTGGCCTACGGCGAGATCAGTCCCCGCAAGGTCAACAAGCCGGTGACCGGTCAGTACGCCGCCGCGGGCGTGAACCCGCGCCGGTTCCTGGCCGAGCTGCGGCTGGAGAACCCCGAGGCGGCCGCCGAGTACGAGGTCGGCCAGGAGCTGACGGCGGAGATCTTCGCCGACGGCGCCTACGTCGACGTCACGGGCACCTCCAAGGGCAAGGGCTTCGCCGGCACCATGAAGCGCCACGGCTTCCGTGGGCAGGGCGCCAGCCACGGTGCCCAGGCGGTGCACCGCCGCCCGGGTTCGATCGGCGGCTGCGCCACCCCCGCCCGGGTGTTCAAGGGCACCCGGATGTCGGGCCGGATGGGTAGCGATCGCGTGACCGTCCAGAACCTGTTGGTGCACAAAGTCGATACCGAGAACGGCGTGCTGCTGATCAAGGGTGCGGTCCCCGGCCGCACCGGTGGACTCGTCGTGGTCCGCAGCGCGGTCAAACGAGGTGAGAAGTGA